Proteins encoded by one window of Blautia faecicola:
- a CDS encoding LysR family transcriptional regulator, with the protein MNVNFEYYKIFYYVAKYGSFTKAARALGSTQPNVTRAMNCLEQQLHNTLFIRTNRGIQLTPEGEQLYTHVSVAMAQLFIAEEELSDSASLTHGSVTIGATETALNIFLLCKLKAFRTAYPGIRLKIYNYSSPQAIAAVKSGKIDFAVLSTPVPAELPLHLTPLQSFREILIGGPSFSALSEKELCFSDLKKYPFICLGRETATFQFYNQLFLSQELELIPDTEAATTDQILPLVKNNLGLAFLPEPMALESLAKQEVLQIAISEKLPLRHICLVHDHQHPLNSGARELKKIILGERMD; encoded by the coding sequence ATGAACGTTAATTTTGAATACTATAAAATTTTTTATTATGTTGCCAAATATGGCAGTTTCACGAAGGCTGCCCGGGCACTGGGAAGCACGCAGCCAAATGTAACCCGGGCTATGAACTGTCTGGAACAGCAGCTGCACAACACTTTATTTATCCGCACCAATCGAGGGATACAGCTCACTCCGGAAGGCGAGCAGCTCTACACCCACGTTTCTGTTGCCATGGCTCAATTATTTATTGCTGAGGAGGAGTTATCTGACAGTGCCTCTCTGACCCACGGGAGCGTTACTATCGGAGCCACAGAGACGGCGCTGAATATTTTTCTGCTTTGTAAGCTGAAGGCTTTCCGTACCGCCTATCCGGGAATTCGACTGAAAATCTATAACTACTCTTCACCCCAGGCTATCGCAGCTGTAAAAAGCGGAAAAATCGATTTTGCTGTTTTATCAACCCCTGTTCCTGCGGAACTGCCACTGCACCTTACTCCGCTGCAGTCCTTCCGGGAGATCCTTATCGGTGGACCTTCTTTTTCCGCTCTTTCCGAAAAGGAACTTTGTTTTTCAGATTTGAAGAAATATCCTTTCATCTGCCTGGGGAGAGAAACTGCCACTTTTCAGTTCTATAATCAGCTTTTTCTTTCCCAGGAGCTGGAACTCATACCTGATACTGAGGCTGCTACTACAGACCAGATCCTTCCTCTGGTAAAAAACAATCTGGGACTGGCATTTCTTCCGGAACCTATGGCTTTGGAATCTCTGGCAAAACAGGAGGTTCTTCAGATTGCAATATCCGAAAAGCTGCCTCTTCGCCACATATGCCTGGTTCATGATCATCAGCACCCTCTGAATTCCGGAGCAAGAGAGCTGAAAAAAATAATCCTGGGTGAAAGGATGGATTAG
- a CDS encoding DUF4866 domain-containing protein, producing MKESMIFPREEKTEILFQKILEDPWACEKLQETFCNSCLCGEETDEVFSPDQFSKALFTAYQNRDLSAFLMEICRNTMFDLLRNACLIPYRFDADGIKNPVIMTDGQGRLLLEYSSVAHEKEYRHFEEVYQRLGAGRKMYFAKAYRYSHCYDSHMEVEQQILEKNTGVLLIHELPDTVKKKETEAQAYAAVWDLMAKLEKNLPMAFVFYGQDTLMENNKTYDEIGIFLPNSHFLKNLERHVAKAEAILYG from the coding sequence ATGAAAGAAAGTATGATTTTTCCAAGAGAAGAAAAAACGGAAATATTGTTCCAAAAGATTCTGGAAGATCCATGGGCCTGCGAAAAACTTCAGGAAACCTTCTGCAATTCGTGTTTATGTGGCGAAGAAACAGATGAGGTATTTTCGCCGGATCAATTTTCAAAAGCTTTATTTACGGCTTATCAAAATCGTGATCTCTCGGCATTCCTGATGGAAATCTGCCGGAATACCATGTTTGATCTCCTGCGAAATGCATGTCTGATTCCCTATCGTTTCGATGCAGACGGAATCAAAAATCCCGTGATCATGACCGACGGGCAGGGGAGACTTCTTCTTGAATACAGTAGTGTAGCTCATGAAAAAGAGTACAGACATTTCGAAGAGGTCTATCAACGTCTGGGAGCCGGAAGAAAAATGTATTTTGCAAAGGCTTATCGATACAGTCATTGTTATGACAGCCATATGGAAGTGGAACAGCAGATTCTTGAAAAAAATACAGGTGTGTTATTGATTCATGAACTGCCGGATACTGTAAAAAAGAAAGAAACAGAAGCTCAGGCATATGCAGCTGTTTGGGATCTGATGGCAAAACTGGAAAAGAATCTGCCCATGGCTTTTGTTTTTTACGGCCAGGACACATTGATGGAAAATAATAAAACATATGACGAGATCGGTATTTTTCTGCCAAACTCTCACTTTTTAAAAAATCTGGAACGTCATGTGGCGAAGGCGGAGGCGATTCTTTATGGCTGA
- a CDS encoding ABC transporter substrate-binding protein: MKKKVLAVILGAAMVASMAGCGGSNAKTTDTAESTETTDSTDDAESTDATEATDGENYTIGISQFAEHGSLDNCREGFLEGLKEEGIEEGKNLTVKVNNADADMGTASQIAQSFVTDNVDLICAIATPSAQAAYNAAMEKGIPVVYTAVTNPVEAELATEDKMPVGAVTGTSDQLPVEAQLKMIREILPDAKTIGILYTTSEANSVYSISQYEELADQYGFTLETAGITSSSEISLATADLLTKVDCLTNLTDNTVVSSLPAILDQANEKGIPVFGSEIEQVKIGCLAAEGIDYISLGKDTGKMAAKILKGEAKAEDMEYQLLTESNLYVNEKVAENLGITVPDSMNDRAVETFSEISEG, from the coding sequence ATGAAGAAGAAAGTATTGGCAGTAATCTTAGGAGCAGCAATGGTAGCATCTATGGCAGGGTGCGGAGGAAGCAACGCGAAGACCACAGACACAGCAGAGTCAACCGAAACAACAGACAGCACCGATGATGCAGAAAGCACAGATGCAACAGAAGCTACAGACGGAGAGAACTACACGATCGGTATTTCTCAGTTTGCAGAGCATGGATCTCTGGATAACTGCCGTGAAGGCTTCCTGGAAGGTCTGAAAGAAGAAGGCATCGAAGAAGGAAAGAACCTGACCGTAAAAGTAAACAATGCAGATGCAGATATGGGAACCGCATCCCAGATCGCACAGAGCTTTGTGACAGATAACGTGGATCTGATCTGCGCGATCGCAACACCAAGCGCACAGGCGGCTTACAACGCAGCAATGGAAAAAGGAATTCCGGTTGTATACACCGCAGTTACCAACCCGGTAGAGGCAGAGCTGGCAACCGAAGACAAGATGCCGGTAGGCGCTGTTACCGGAACCAGCGATCAGCTTCCGGTAGAAGCACAGTTAAAGATGATCCGTGAAATCCTTCCGGATGCAAAAACCATCGGAATCCTTTACACCACCAGTGAAGCAAACTCCGTATACAGCATCAGTCAATACGAAGAACTGGCAGACCAGTATGGATTTACCCTGGAGACAGCAGGTATCACCAGTAGCTCCGAGATTTCTCTTGCAACCGCAGATCTGCTGACCAAAGTAGACTGCCTGACCAACCTGACAGACAACACCGTAGTAAGTTCTCTTCCGGCAATCCTGGATCAGGCAAATGAAAAAGGTATTCCGGTATTCGGAAGTGAGATTGAACAGGTCAAAATCGGATGCCTGGCAGCAGAAGGAATCGATTATATCAGCCTTGGAAAAGATACCGGTAAGATGGCAGCAAAGATCCTCAAAGGAGAAGCAAAAGCAGAAGATATGGAATACCAGCTGCTGACAGAAAGTAACCTGTATGTAAATGAAAAAGTAGCAGAAAATCTTGGAATCACCGTTCCGGACAGCATGAACGACCGTGCAGTGGAAACATTCTCCGAGATTTCCGAAGGCTAA
- a CDS encoding helix-turn-helix domain-containing protein, producing MITIISYAPVWKTMKKKCISQYELLRRGIDNRTLDTLRKNGNMTLYTLEKICKALDCNPEEVVEFTDDDNSSERE from the coding sequence GTGATTACAATTATAAGCTATGCGCCCGTGTGGAAGACGATGAAGAAAAAGTGCATTTCACAGTACGAACTGCTTCGGCGGGGAATCGATAACAGAACGTTGGATACCTTGCGTAAAAATGGAAATATGACATTATATACGTTAGAGAAAATCTGCAAAGCTTTAGATTGTAATCCCGAAGAAGTAGTGGAATTTACAGATGATGATAACAGTTCCGAAAGGGAATAA
- a CDS encoding galactokinase: MKTANVAEAVKSEHVVALLKQMYGENRVEENAARYQLVADGFAKEFGDKAFEFFSAPGRTEIGGNHTDHNHGKVLAGSVHLDCVAAAAPNGTHTVNLISETYNQHLVIDLDDLAPAEKTTGTEPLLKGIFAGLLEKGCKVEGFDAYVTSNVIGGAGVSSSASFEMLVCVIVDYLFNEGKIDVVTYAKAGQYAENKYWLKGSGLLDQLACAVGGMITIDFADIENPAIREIKCDFDEMGHDLVIINTGKGHADLSAEYSAVPNEMKKVAEYFGKEVLEQCKEDDVIENVKAIREFAGDRAVLRAFHFFEENKRVDAEVEALEKKDFATFFNKITESGDSSWKWLQNCYCNETPDEQSITVALALTKLYLDKIGRGVCRVHGGGFAGVIAAFLPKEETEGFTKYINKALGEGSAYVMHIRPQGAVKVEF; encoded by the coding sequence ATGAAAACAGCAAATGTAGCAGAAGCAGTAAAAAGTGAACATGTAGTTGCACTGTTGAAACAGATGTACGGAGAGAACAGAGTAGAGGAAAATGCAGCAAGATACCAGCTGGTAGCGGATGGATTTGCCAAAGAATTCGGAGATAAAGCCTTTGAATTCTTCTCAGCACCGGGAAGAACAGAGATTGGTGGAAACCATACGGATCATAACCACGGAAAAGTCCTGGCAGGAAGTGTACATCTGGATTGTGTGGCGGCAGCTGCACCCAACGGAACCCACACTGTAAACCTGATCAGTGAAACATATAACCAGCATCTGGTGATCGATCTGGATGACCTGGCTCCGGCAGAAAAAACAACAGGAACCGAACCGCTGTTAAAAGGAATCTTTGCAGGACTGCTGGAAAAAGGATGCAAAGTAGAAGGATTTGACGCTTATGTAACTTCCAACGTAATCGGTGGAGCAGGTGTAAGCTCTTCCGCATCTTTTGAGATGCTGGTATGTGTTATCGTAGATTACCTGTTTAACGAAGGAAAGATCGACGTTGTCACTTATGCAAAAGCAGGACAGTATGCAGAAAATAAATACTGGCTGAAAGGTTCCGGTCTTCTGGATCAGCTGGCATGTGCCGTTGGCGGTATGATCACCATCGACTTTGCAGATATCGAAAATCCGGCCATCCGTGAGATCAAATGCGATTTTGATGAGATGGGCCATGATCTGGTTATCATCAACACCGGAAAAGGTCATGCAGATTTGAGTGCAGAGTATTCTGCAGTTCCGAATGAAATGAAAAAAGTAGCAGAATACTTCGGAAAAGAAGTTCTGGAACAGTGCAAGGAAGATGATGTGATTGAGAATGTAAAAGCTATTCGTGAATTCGCCGGTGACCGTGCGGTTCTGCGTGCATTCCACTTCTTTGAAGAAAACAAACGTGTGGATGCAGAAGTAGAAGCACTGGAAAAGAAAGATTTCGCCACCTTCTTTAACAAAATCACAGAGTCCGGTGATTCTTCCTGGAAATGGCTGCAGAACTGCTACTGCAACGAGACTCCGGACGAACAGTCCATTACTGTTGCACTGGCTCTGACCAAACTGTATCTGGATAAGATCGGTCGTGGCGTATGCCGTGTCCATGGAGGCGGATTTGCCGGTGTTATCGCCGCATTCCTTCCAAAAGAAGAAACCGAAGGATTTACAAAATATATCAACAAAGCGCTGGGAGAGGGATCCGCATATGTTATGCACATCCGTCCGCAGGGAGCTGTAAAAGTAGAATTCTAA
- a CDS encoding threonine/serine exporter family protein has product MADKESVVRQTSEYTDIMEKNHMEIPWHDYAKADSNVLIAEADLIEKASVIGRVGLMMLSCGTGAWRVRTSMNRLSKELGVTCTVDVGLMSIGFNCFDGTDCVSQSLSIANTGVNTSKLYRMEQFVENFPKIEKQLTGEEIHKRLDEIEQIHALYSPWKLGAAAALACGAFTFLLGGGPVEMLFAFIAAGIGNFIRTRMIKHHYTLFLNIAVSVSAACLIYAICLNLAESLLHISAAHEAGYICSMLFIIPGFPFITSGIDLAKLDLRSGLERLTYALIIILVATMGAWITAMILKLQPEDFIAVHLGTASRLIFRLCASFCGVLGFSIMFNSSIPMASTAAMIGAVANTLRLSLVDFTGMPAAVAAFTGALAAGLLASLIKKNNGYPRISLTVPSIVIMVPGLYFYRGFYNLGVMSLNEAVSWLAAAILIVVALPLGLIFARIFTDRTFRYCT; this is encoded by the coding sequence ATGGCTGATAAAGAAAGTGTGGTAAGACAGACATCGGAATATACGGATATTATGGAAAAAAATCATATGGAAATTCCATGGCATGATTATGCCAAGGCAGACAGCAATGTGCTGATCGCAGAGGCGGATCTGATCGAAAAAGCATCTGTGATCGGCAGGGTAGGACTTATGATGCTTTCCTGTGGAACCGGTGCCTGGCGTGTACGCACCTCTATGAATCGGTTGTCCAAAGAGCTGGGAGTGACCTGTACCGTGGATGTTGGACTGATGTCCATCGGGTTTAACTGCTTTGACGGGACAGATTGTGTTTCCCAGTCCTTAAGTATAGCCAATACAGGAGTCAATACATCCAAACTTTATCGGATGGAGCAGTTTGTAGAAAACTTTCCGAAGATCGAGAAACAGCTGACGGGAGAGGAGATCCACAAACGTCTGGATGAAATAGAACAGATTCATGCGCTCTATTCGCCCTGGAAGCTGGGAGCGGCTGCAGCGCTGGCGTGTGGCGCTTTTACATTTCTTCTCGGCGGAGGACCGGTGGAGATGCTGTTTGCCTTTATTGCCGCAGGTATCGGTAATTTCATCCGTACCAGGATGATAAAGCATCATTATACCTTATTCTTAAATATTGCAGTTTCCGTATCAGCGGCATGTCTGATCTATGCAATCTGTCTTAATCTGGCGGAAAGCCTGCTCCATATATCGGCGGCTCATGAGGCAGGGTATATCTGCTCCATGTTATTTATCATTCCGGGATTTCCTTTTATCACCAGCGGAATCGACCTGGCGAAACTGGATTTGCGTTCCGGTCTGGAAAGACTGACCTATGCGTTGATCATCATACTGGTGGCAACCATGGGAGCCTGGATCACGGCAATGATCCTGAAATTACAGCCGGAGGATTTTATAGCAGTACACCTGGGAACGGCATCCAGGCTGATTTTTCGTCTATGTGCCAGCTTTTGCGGTGTTCTTGGATTTTCTATTATGTTTAACAGTTCTATTCCCATGGCCTCCACGGCAGCGATGATCGGAGCAGTAGCCAATACTCTGCGGTTGTCCCTGGTCGATTTTACCGGGATGCCGGCGGCTGTAGCTGCATTTACCGGGGCACTGGCAGCTGGACTGCTGGCGTCGCTGATCAAAAAAAACAACGGATATCCAAGAATTTCACTTACAGTTCCTTCAATTGTTATTATGGTGCCGGGATTGTATTTTTATCGAGGATTTTATAACCTTGGAGTCATGTCCCTAAATGAAGCGGTCTCCTGGCTGGCTGCGGCAATATTGATTGTAGTGGCACTGCCTCTGGGACTTATTTTTGCAAGGATATTTACGGACAGGACTTTTCGGTATTGTACCTGA
- a CDS encoding ABC transporter permease, translated as MDFIMTIVEQGLIYGILTLGIYITYKILDFPDLTVDGSFPLGAAVTAALITHGVNPYLAIPIAFLVGVLAGICTGLIHVKCKVRDLLSGIIMMTALYTVNLKIAGTNNVPLFSQETMFKNSMLESIFGETIPGYMKIVLILLVVLIAKFLLDFYLKTKSGYLLRAVGDNDNLVTALAKDKGNVKILGLAISNGLVALSGCVFAQEQKVFDISTGTGSMVIGLASVIIGTSLFKKLTFVKTTTAVIIGSILYKGCVAIAIRFFDPQSMKLITAVLFLVILVISMERKQKAKGMAAGQKGGKNA; from the coding sequence ATGGATTTTATCATGACGATTGTGGAGCAGGGACTGATCTACGGCATCCTGACTCTGGGTATTTATATAACATATAAGATTCTGGATTTTCCGGATTTGACCGTAGACGGAAGTTTCCCTCTGGGAGCGGCTGTGACAGCAGCACTGATCACTCATGGGGTCAATCCTTACCTGGCCATCCCGATTGCATTTCTGGTCGGCGTTCTGGCAGGTATCTGTACCGGTCTGATCCATGTAAAATGCAAAGTCCGTGACCTGTTATCCGGAATCATCATGATGACCGCACTGTACACCGTAAACCTGAAAATAGCGGGAACCAATAACGTTCCCCTGTTTTCCCAGGAAACTATGTTTAAAAACAGTATGCTGGAATCCATCTTCGGAGAGACGATTCCGGGATACATGAAGATCGTTCTGATCTTACTTGTTGTTCTGATCGCAAAATTCCTGCTGGATTTCTATCTGAAGACAAAATCCGGTTATCTTCTGCGCGCGGTAGGAGATAACGACAATCTAGTAACGGCTCTGGCAAAAGATAAGGGAAATGTCAAAATTCTCGGTCTTGCCATCTCCAACGGACTGGTAGCCTTATCCGGCTGTGTATTTGCACAGGAACAGAAAGTATTTGATATCTCTACAGGTACCGGATCCATGGTTATTGGTCTTGCCAGTGTTATCATCGGAACCAGCCTGTTTAAAAAACTGACATTTGTAAAAACAACAACAGCCGTTATCATCGGCTCGATTCTCTATAAAGGATGCGTGGCAATCGCCATTCGTTTCTTTGACCCACAGTCCATGAAACTGATCACTGCCGTACTGTTCCTGGTGATTCTTGTCATCAGTATGGAAAGAAAACAGAAAGCCAAAGGCATGGCAGCCGGTCAGAAAGGAGGAAAAAATGCTTGA
- a CDS encoding YoaK family protein codes for MSESFLTAAFLSISGGLQDAYTYICRGEVFANAQTGNIVLLSQSLVERKWSTVIHYLIPLGFFAMGIVAAEGIRQKYKNVQRIHWRQLVLLMEMLLLLVVGFLPTACNLLANAMVSFACAMQVQTFRKVNGYAFASTMCIGNIRSGMESLCIYGKTKDKEKLYKAGHYLGIIGMFAVGAAVGGHLILLLHERTIWVSCGLLFVGFLLMFIKEELEEHPRILEEEQEIRKNIQNIREEAKEVENIIKDDLKK; via the coding sequence ATGTCAGAATCCTTTCTGACAGCAGCTTTTTTATCTATATCCGGCGGTTTGCAGGATGCCTATACCTATATATGCAGAGGCGAGGTATTTGCCAATGCACAGACAGGAAACATTGTGCTCTTAAGTCAGAGCCTTGTGGAACGAAAATGGTCCACGGTGATTCATTACCTGATCCCATTGGGATTTTTTGCCATGGGAATCGTAGCGGCAGAAGGTATCCGGCAAAAATATAAAAATGTACAGAGGATTCACTGGAGACAGTTGGTTTTACTGATGGAAATGCTTTTACTGCTTGTGGTCGGATTCCTTCCAACAGCATGCAACCTTCTGGCCAATGCCATGGTATCCTTTGCCTGTGCCATGCAGGTGCAGACCTTCCGTAAAGTCAATGGCTATGCATTTGCCAGCACCATGTGTATCGGCAATATCCGAAGCGGCATGGAATCTCTGTGTATCTATGGAAAGACAAAGGATAAAGAAAAGCTGTACAAAGCCGGTCATTATCTTGGAATCATCGGAATGTTTGCGGTAGGTGCCGCTGTCGGAGGCCATCTGATCCTCCTGCTACATGAACGAACCATCTGGGTTTCCTGTGGATTGCTTTTCGTGGGATTCCTCCTGATGTTTATCAAAGAAGAACTGGAAGAACATCCCCGGATCCTGGAAGAAGAGCAGGAGATTCGCAAGAATATTCAAAATATCCGCGAGGAAGCCAAAGAAGTAGAAAACATTATTAAAGATGACCTGAAAAAATAA
- a CDS encoding Gfo/Idh/MocA family protein — MKVGLAGTGWRAQMYVRVMKALGEEFEVSAVYVHSESSREREEKNFPGKVYTDYDEFLATKPDCVVFMLKYGAALPFAEKAMEQGIPVLCETPPAATVEELQAWYRAKEKYNGKVQVAEQYCFQPYYQALIHMIDQGKLGTISNLDISQAHDYHGMSVMRRLLGIGMENCRITARTYDFPVNYHCGREGLHKGEKTIVDTRKRAEFVFPDGKVGFFDFAGEQYFNYFRTRHLTLQGDCGEVHDQQAAWLGQDGYPVRGSIQRDELGQYSNLEGYGMRSLRLNGEILYRNPYADRDLRLTDEEIAVAQMMEGMKTYVETGKEVYPLEEALQDTYLFLMMDEAAKEGKEIQTQDQCWKKQ; from the coding sequence ATGAAAGTAGGATTAGCAGGAACAGGCTGGAGAGCACAGATGTATGTGCGTGTAATGAAAGCGCTGGGAGAAGAATTTGAAGTATCGGCAGTGTATGTGCATTCAGAGTCCAGCAGGGAGCGGGAAGAGAAAAATTTCCCGGGGAAGGTGTATACAGACTATGACGAATTTCTGGCAACAAAGCCGGACTGTGTAGTCTTTATGTTAAAATACGGTGCTGCACTTCCATTTGCCGAGAAAGCCATGGAACAGGGAATTCCGGTTCTGTGTGAGACACCGCCGGCAGCAACAGTAGAAGAACTACAGGCCTGGTATCGGGCAAAAGAAAAATACAACGGAAAAGTACAGGTGGCAGAACAGTATTGCTTCCAGCCTTATTATCAGGCACTGATCCATATGATCGACCAGGGTAAACTGGGAACGATCAGCAATCTGGATATTTCCCAGGCCCATGATTACCATGGCATGAGCGTGATGCGACGATTACTCGGCATAGGTATGGAAAACTGCAGGATCACAGCCAGAACCTATGATTTTCCGGTGAATTATCACTGTGGAAGAGAGGGCCTTCATAAGGGGGAAAAAACCATCGTGGATACAAGAAAACGTGCAGAATTTGTCTTCCCGGATGGAAAGGTTGGATTCTTTGATTTTGCCGGTGAGCAGTATTTTAACTATTTCCGTACCCGTCATCTGACCCTTCAGGGAGATTGCGGAGAAGTTCATGATCAACAGGCAGCCTGGCTTGGTCAGGACGGTTATCCGGTCCGGGGAAGCATCCAGAGAGACGAACTGGGACAGTATTCTAACCTGGAAGGCTACGGAATGAGAAGTCTGAGGCTGAACGGAGAGATTCTGTATAGAAATCCATATGCAGACAGAGATCTTCGTCTGACAGACGAGGAAATCGCTGTTGCCCAGATGATGGAAGGCATGAAAACATATGTAGAGACAGGAAAGGAAGTGTATCCGCTGGAAGAGGCACTGCAGGACACCTATCTGTTTCTGATGATGGATGAAGCGGCGAAGGAAGGAAAAGAAATCCAGACCCAGGATCAATGCTGGAAAAAACAGTAA
- a CDS encoding ABC transporter ATP-binding protein, translating to MLELQHIHKYYNPGTVNEMCLFEDFNLSIKKGQFVSVVGSNGSGKTSMLNIVCGSINPDSGKILIEGQDITKEQEYRRLRRIGRVYQNPAMGTCPNMTILENMSMADHKGKFFGLSMGTNKSRIPFYQEQLRQLNLGLEDKLQVKVGSLSGGQRQAMSLLMSTMTPIDFLILDEHTAALDPKTAELIMELTDKVVREKQLTTIMVTHNLRYAVEYGDRLLMMHQGHAVMDLEGDEKKNMNVDAILEKFNEISIECGN from the coding sequence ATGCTTGAACTTCAACATATTCATAAATATTATAATCCGGGTACGGTAAATGAAATGTGCCTGTTCGAGGATTTTAACCTTTCTATTAAAAAAGGACAGTTCGTATCCGTAGTGGGAAGCAATGGTTCCGGAAAAACTTCCATGTTAAATATTGTATGTGGAAGCATCAACCCGGACAGTGGAAAGATCCTCATCGAGGGACAGGATATCACGAAAGAACAAGAATACCGCCGTCTGCGCAGAATCGGACGCGTATACCAGAACCCGGCGATGGGAACCTGCCCGAATATGACCATTCTGGAAAATATGTCCATGGCAGACCACAAGGGAAAATTCTTCGGTCTGAGCATGGGAACCAATAAGAGCAGAATCCCGTTCTATCAGGAACAGTTGCGTCAGCTGAATCTGGGGCTGGAAGATAAGCTTCAAGTAAAGGTTGGCTCCTTATCCGGCGGACAGAGACAGGCAATGTCTCTTCTGATGTCCACGATGACACCGATCGATTTCCTGATTCTGGATGAACATACAGCGGCGCTGGATCCAAAAACAGCAGAACTGATCATGGAACTCACCGATAAGGTTGTGCGGGAAAAACAGCTGACAACAATTATGGTTACCCATAACCTTCGCTATGCGGTAGAGTATGGCGACCGTCTGCTGATGATGCATCAGGGTCATGCGGTGATGGATCTGGAAGGAGACGAAAAGAAGAACATGAACGTCGATGCGATCCTGGAGAAGTTTAACGAGATCAGTATTGAGTGTGGTAACTAA
- a CDS encoding helix-turn-helix transcriptional regulator, which yields MQLQLDNNKKELKSHGTYAFPVNVSYEQLSRYERKSFLWHWHKEIELTILLQGEMQYQVNDTIYHLQAGEGLFCNSNRLHTGSSCHDSDCIYISTTFHPRFLYGYEDSVIQNKYLNTITKHPGLHSLAFSPDIPWQKEVLDELSAIWMLSKQPSATYEMELQWRITHIWMFLWNHLSHQTSSSGNSESKHTDRLKNILMYIQEHYAEKITLADIAATANICQSECCRFFKKHMNESLFDYLLSFRIEKSLPLLVDQQLSITEISNLCGFSSSSYYTKVFREHMGCTPTAYQVGHFV from the coding sequence ATGCAATTACAGTTAGACAACAACAAAAAAGAATTAAAGTCTCACGGAACCTATGCTTTCCCGGTCAACGTAAGCTACGAACAGCTTTCTCGCTATGAAAGAAAGTCTTTTCTCTGGCACTGGCATAAAGAAATTGAGCTGACGATTCTCCTTCAGGGCGAGATGCAATATCAGGTCAACGATACCATCTATCACCTGCAGGCCGGTGAGGGGCTTTTCTGCAACAGCAACCGTCTGCATACCGGTTCTTCCTGTCATGATTCCGATTGTATCTATATTTCCACAACCTTTCATCCCCGCTTTCTTTACGGATATGAAGACAGCGTGATCCAGAATAAATATCTGAACACTATTACAAAGCATCCCGGACTGCATAGTCTGGCATTTTCTCCTGACATTCCCTGGCAAAAGGAGGTGTTGGATGAACTGTCTGCCATCTGGATGCTTTCCAAACAGCCCTCCGCCACTTATGAGATGGAATTGCAATGGCGAATCACCCATATCTGGATGTTTCTATGGAACCACCTTTCCCATCAGACTAGCAGTTCCGGAAACAGTGAATCTAAGCATACCGATCGTCTGAAAAATATTCTGATGTACATTCAGGAACATTACGCGGAAAAAATCACTCTGGCTGATATTGCTGCAACTGCAAATATCTGTCAGAGTGAGTGTTGTCGCTTTTTCAAAAAACATATGAATGAGTCTTTATTTGATTATCTTCTTTCCTTCCGGATTGAGAAAAGCCTTCCTCTGTTGGTTGACCAGCAGCTGTCTATTACTGAAATCAGTAATCTATGCGGGTTTTCCAGTTCTTCTTATTATACCAAAGTATTTCGGGAACATATGGGATGCACACCAACCGCATACCAGGTCGGACACTTCGTCTGA